One Cryptococcus tetragattii IND107 chromosome 10, whole genome shotgun sequence DNA segment encodes these proteins:
- a CDS encoding phenylalanine-tRNA ligase, alpha subunit — MPLSTAEDIQPIILQTLEASGSIPDSRELAYNGRLLQSADEQGVVRAVLDSLASKEMVEYKQITTTTYSLTEEGEGITQNGSHEYRVWEVLPVKGQGEPVGIPELKKRLGDETTKVGQMRAFKNKWIAKDGAGFVRAADDPVDETAVQMKEIKESGLVAGGEAVVKELQKRKLIQHKKHIHYSISKGPQFSTEVKQLETDLTVEMLHSGAWKDASFKQYNFAAAGQPTEGGALHPLLKVREEFRTIFFDMGFTEMPTNKFVESAFWNFDAMFVPQQHPAREMQDTFYVKDPAKALQPDADYYERIQKIHEEGGYGSIGYRAPFSHEESQKLLLRTHTTAITTDMLYRLANQPGGFKPAKMFSIDRVFRNETADATHLAEFHQVEGLVADYDITLGHLLAFMQEFFSKTGNHKLRFKPAYNPYTEPSMEVFSYHEGLGKWIEIANSGVFRPEMLEPMGLPKGVRVLGWGMSLERPTMIKYKIQDIRTLVGHKTDLDQVKKRPAVRLEKGDD; from the exons ATGCCTCTGTCCACCGCGGAAGATATCCAACCCATAatccttcaaactcttGAAGCATCTGGCTCCATTCCGGACTCTCGTGAATTGGCTTACAATGGCCGGCTTTTACAATCTGCTGATGAGCAGGGTGTTGTAAGGGCTGTGTTGGACAGTTTGGCAAGTAAGGAG ATGGTTGAGTACAAGCAaatcaccaccaccacctaCAGCCTTActgaggagggagagggtaTCACTCAAAATGGTTCGCACGAGTATAGAGTGTGGGAGGTGCTTCCTGTGAAGGGTCAGGGAGAGCCCGTTGGTATTCCTGAACTCAAG AAACGTCTCGGTGATGAGACTACCAAGGTTGGTCAGATGCGAGCGTTCAAGAACAAGTGGATAGCAAAGGATGGTGCAGGTTTCGTTCGTGCG GCTGATGACCCTGTGGATGAGACTGCCGTgcaaatgaaggagatcaaggagaGCGGGCTGGTTGCAGGCGGTGAAGCCGTTGTCAAGGAGttgcaaaaaagaaaattgATTCAGCATAA GAAGCACATCCATTATTCTATTTCCAAAGGACCTCAGTTCTCTACAGAAGTCAAGCAGCTCGAAACTGACCTTACTGTTGAAATGCTCCACTC AGGTGCTTGGAAAGATGCTTCGTTCAAGCAGTACAACTTTGCCGCCGCTGGTCAGCCTACTGAAGGTGGCGCTCTCCATCCATTGTTGAAGGTTCGAGAAGAGTTCAGGACCATTTTCTTTGACATGGG TTTCACCGAGATGCCTACAAACAAGTTCGTCGAATCCGCCTTCTGGAACTTCGACGCCATGTTCGttcctcaacaacatccTGCTCGAGAGATGCAGGACACCTTCTACGTTAAGG ACCCGGCCAAAGCCCTCCAGCCTGATGCCGACTACTACGAGCGAATTCAAAAGATtcatgaggaaggaggttaTGGATCTATCGGTTACCGAGCACCTTTCTCTCACGAGGAGAGTCAGAAGCTCTTGTTGCGTACACATACCACTGCTATCACCACCGACATGCTTTACAGGCTCGCCAATCAGCCTGGAGGGTTCAAGCCGGCAAAGATGTTCTCTATCGACCGAGTTTTCAG AAATGAAACTGCCGATGCTACCCATTTGGCAGAGTTTCACCAAGTGGAAGGTCTTGTTGCCGACTACGATATCACTCTCGGTCACCTCCTTG CTTTCATGCAAGagttcttctccaagacTGGTAACCACAAGCTGAGATTCAAGCCCGCATACAACCCTTACACTGAA CCCAGTATGGAAGTTTTCTCATACCATGAAGGCTTGGGCAAGTGGATTGAAATTGCCAAT TCTGGTGTTTTCCGCCCTGAGATGCTCGAGCCCATGGGTCTTCCCAAGGGTGTCCGCGTTCTTGGCTGGGGTATGTCTCTCGAACGTCCTACGATGATCAAATACAAGATACAAGATATTAGGACGCTTGTGGGGCACAAAACGGATTTGGATCAAGTAAAGAAGAGGCCGGCGGTCAGGTTGGAGAAGGGCGATGACTAG